The following nucleotide sequence is from Mangifera indica cultivar Alphonso chromosome 1, CATAS_Mindica_2.1, whole genome shotgun sequence.
ACTCTTCTCTTGATGTATGCctataaaatacaaaatgatcCGATTCACTGTGAATCATTCCAAACTCTTGAATAACCGTGCTAAAACATCCGAACCAGGCTCGTGGAGATTGTTTTAGGCTATACAGGGAGCGttgaagtttacaaaccaaTCTAAACTCCCCTTGAGCAACAAAGCCAAGTGGTTGCTCCATAAATATCTCCTTCTGTAGCTCACCATGAAGAAAGacatttttaatatctaattgaaaCAGAGGCCAATGACAAATGGCAGTTGTAGATAAGAACAACCAAACTGAGGAAATTTTGGCTACTAGAGAGAAagtatcattaaaaatatagaaaataactCAAACCGGTCTTTCATTAAAAATAGTCAAGTGCACgttgaaaaatatcaatgaaagtcacaaaataatgaaaacttaaaacaaaCTTGACTCAGCTAGGTCCCGACACATCaaaatgaactaactcaaatgGGAACTTAACTCTATTATTGGCACGCTTTGGGAATGAAGAATGAGACAGCTTCCCAAGTTAACGAGACTCACATTGAAAAGACGATAGACTCGACAGAGTAGGAACCATTTTTTGAAGCTTGGATAAACTTAGGTGTCCCAAACAATTGGAAAGCATGGTTGGAGACTTAATAGTAGTACAAGCAATAGAAGAAGGCAAACAGAGGTGATAAAGTCCCCGTGACTCAAGTCATGTGCTAATTGTCTATCCCAAACTGCGGTATTGTATAACAACAGAGTTTTTAGTAAAAGTAACTGAATAATTCAAGGTGTGCGTAAGTTTGCTAATAGATACAAGATTAAAAGGATAGTGAGGAAGATAAAGAACAAATCTTAAAGGTAAAGAAGGCAGTGGTTAGGTAGGGCCCACAACTTTAGCCAAGACTTGTGTACCATCAATTAAAGTGATAGAGGATAAAAATGTGGAATGagataaatgagaaaataatttagagTTACCAGATATGTGATTAGAAGCACCAGAATCCAAGACCTAGGGTCCCAAATTAGAAGACTGAGTGAGACAGGCAACTAAATTACTAGAATGAGCGAGAGAGACAACCGAAGATTGAGATGACTGTTAGGCGGCCTGGAATTGTAGATATTCTTCATAATCGACACCTGTAAGAGTCAAGAAGGGCTGATAGGATTGGCCTGTAAACATTTCGAGTTGTCTTACAAGATGACATAATTGAGCCTGTGCAGCATTTGCATTCTGAGTAGGTCGCCCATTGAATTTATGACACTTTTCCTTAGTATGTCCCCACTAGCTACAGTAACTTCATCTAGGTCGACCCCTCTGTTTCCTCGAGCACCTAGATTATGTTGAGAATTGGAAGCCAAGACAAGGGAATCGGGGGCTATGGATCTAGATCCTATGCTATTGGAAGAGATTCGGAGTAGTCAAGTAAACACATAATCCAGAGTGGGAACAGTAGCACTGGACAAAATCTGATCCCAAAATGAGGCAAGATCCAGATTAATAGCAGTAAAGGTGAACACCATAAAGAATTTATCCCTCTGAACCAGCTCTTCGGTGACAGTTTTGCCAACGAGTTTCAATGAATTGAGTTCTGCCTTCAAGGAGGCTATTCAACCGAGAAACTTAGACATGCCCATTTCTCGTTGTTTTAGATTGACAAGGACACAACGGAATAAAGTCTTTGGATGTCATTAGTGTAAAGGCGTTTGGCCTGAGTCCATATCTCAAAGCAAGTTTTGTAGGTCTTATAGATAGGATGAAGTTGAGGATTGATTGTATTCCAGAGCAAATTACACAACAAAGCATCTGTTTTCTTCCATTGCAACTTATCTGCTTCGATATTGTCATGTTGGGTAATTAAATGATCCTCGAGGCCTTGCTTTATTCACTACAATTCAACTGAGTAGCCCAGGAGATGTAGTTGtcacttctcattaattttTCGGTTGTAATAACgggaagagaaagaaacaagaagGATTTAGATTTGGAACTCTTGATAGCCATATTAACCAATCAAGATAGAGAAATCAATCGAAAATTGGGAAATGCTGGTGAAGAGCACCTGGAGACGAGGCTAGAAGAGCGAACGCAGTCTGGAGAGAAGGAAAAATCTGGCGGGGAGTGTTTTCCGACGATGATGGGGAATGCCGGTGACGAACAGGAGCTTGATTGACTGGAGAAGATGCGCCAGCATTGGCTAAAGATGATGGTGTCGGCAGTGTAGGCCCACGCGCGTCAGAACAGCAGATTGGAGAACACGATCCAAGGAGGAAACGACTAGTGCATGCAAAGCATTTCGGTGATCAATGACAATAGGGTCACCATAGATTGAGTTGCCGACGTCTTCTGAGTTGATTGGGAGAGGCGGTGTTGTTGCATGCTTGTTGGAGAAGCAAATCGACGACAAAGGCTACCAAGAGTATTAACAACGCATGGAGGAACGTGCGGTGGTGAACGGCGGTGCTCTTTCCAGGGGTTTGTTAGCGAAGTCGTTCTGGTCATAATGGTGTAGGCACAACCACCGAAAAAGGACAAGAACGCAATGGTTAGAGAAGGCAATTGAAAAATGATGTGGACTCACTGGAGAGTGGATCAAGATCATTGGAAAATTTTTAGAAGCCTAATAtaggctttgataccatctAAAATACAAGAATAATTGTGTAATtctcaatattttataagaAGGAATTACAATCATTATATAGGGGATTAATAAACCTAATTTAGGAAAGACTATCAATACATTTCTATTTTAACATGATACAATTACCTAATCCTATTTTAGAGAAATCCTAACCTAATATGTACAACTcaacaattattatataatttttatctaatcCTAACATTACTCGTATTTTTTAAACCCATTTTGTCTTCAAGgtagaaaaattagaaaatctcgttcttttttttttttaattttgtatacattCATTtcgattttatatatatatatatatatatatatatatatatatatatatatatatatttatatttatatttcttgctatccaatttgaaaaaatgcCCCTTATGTTGTCATTGGTCCAATTGTCACAAGTGGTCAGAAATGTCAATCCCAAGTTGATCGCCATTGTTAGAAATACCACTCTATCTTCATTCATCCTAAGCACCACTGCATATGCCTTAAATCGCAACCTCGTAAATCTTTTTTCACCAAATTCAACATTATCCATTGTCAAGAATGCACAAGAAACTTCAAATCCAACCTCAATTTTGCTATTGTTCTCTTTAATCGTTTCtctttttatgatttctttAGACAATGATGATGGTGGCTAAGCCTTGATAtcgtcatcttcttcttcaatcacctTCCTTTTCATGACTTATTTTGCAATGGCAGTGACAGATGCAATTCCTTCAGTTCTTTCAACCAgtctttcattttcataaatcCATTGGCTAGATTATCTCTAATTTGGATTCCAGGGTTTCTGGCTTGtctttcactatcttcaaaATCTTTGCCACCATGGTTGTCAAAGGCACATCTCAGGCATACTTAAGCGATGCTTTACTTAAGGCGATGGCCACATCGCCTTGAGTATGCTCAAAGCAACCAGTGGTTCAAAGATGATCGTTTTTAGCACTTTTTCGACGCCTTGGGAGAAGCTTTACGCCAAAAAAGCTCGCTTTATTATCATTTAGGTTATCCACAACTAGATTATAGGGTAATCGACAAATTCTAGACAGTTTTTGGCACAATTTCAGGTTTTTAGGTAGGTTTTGGGCAATTTTCAGTCTAATATGAAGTTTATTGACAATTTTTAAGGTCTCCAGGGAGATTAAAGATTGCCAAAGAGATCACTAACAAGTTCTAAGGTTGTTGAGAGGTCAACCGTGAGTTTTAAGGTTGTCGAGAGGTCAACCGTGAGTTTTAAGGTTGTCGAGAGGTCAACAGTGAGTTATAGGGTTGTCAAAGAGGTTGTTAGAGATATTTAAGATTGTTGGATAGGTTCATTGATCCCTTATAAATGGTTGTTAGAGAAGTCTAGACATGGTAACTAATTATTGTCAAATTTGAGACTATTGGTACATTTTTCggtcaattttttattgttgatgtaataacaaataatttgaatttaatgggaataaaataaaaattaatagaattttttaatcgCCTTTGGTAAAAAGGCAATGCCTTTGCTTCGCCTTTTTCGCTTAGGCAATAAGACCTCTCATTGCCTCTTGGCGTTTTTCACTTTTGACATTTGTGCTTTCCCACATTAATTTTATTCTCCATCCTTTCCATTTTCCAATCCTTGCCCAAGTCTtactgctctgataccaatttgttAGGGAACTAGcacaatattattaatattaaaagataaaagtgTTGACAAAAAGAGGTGTCAACTCCTCTCAAGGCAAATAAAATTGTCTTTCCTCCCAAAGGTCATAGCCTTTCGCTTAGCAAAACATCGTCCAAAATACCTAAATAACAATATTCTCCTTCCCCTTTCCTTAGTCCAATGACCTATATTTATTCTACCAAGatcctttttttcaaattcaccTATTATccaaatcatttattttatccaaatctcaaatatcttattttaatctaatcctaatcaaatatttctttaattaattaatgttaatattataataattattatctaatcATTGTCTTATTTGCTCCTTTGAAACCCATCTTATCCTCAAGGTGGGAAAATAATGTAAGGATTAGATGagaattagataaattatttgattggaataaaatatttgaaattaagatAAGATATTTAATAATAGTATAAGGGATTTaagattaggataaaataaGTGGTTAggttaatatttgaatttgaaagttagATATAAGTATGATAAATAGAGGGGATTAGATTaagggagagaagaaaaaaaattgttgtttgggcattcaataatatttgtattatgCTTCTAACAAATTAGTATTAGAGCATTGAGATATGGGGATTAATTAGAAAAGGATGAGAAGTAAGAAGATTTTTGAGGCATTGAAGTTGGAAGCCATGGAGATAATATGACCAATGAATTTAAGACAATAAAATCATCTATTTGAGGAGAAAGCCATAAAAAGAATGGTGATTGATGAGGAAGATGATGAGATCGAGGgtggttttgtaatttttggtgCATTCTTAACAGTAGATGATGTTGAATTTGGTGAGACAAAGGTTGTGGTTGGAATTTGAGGCATATGTAATGATGCTTCAAACGAACAAACAATGTCAAAGTAGTGTTTTCGACAATGGTGAATAACATGGGGTTGATTTTTCCAACTAATGGTGATAAGTGGAGTGAAATGGGtgagttttttttcaaattggatAGGaagaaatgtttaaaaaaaaaatcaaatggtgtaaaaaacaaaaaacaaaaatgagatATTCTAATTTTCCCACCTTGAGGACTAGGTGAGTTTCAAAGGGACATGTTAGggttagataataataattattataataatattagttaattaattaagattatatttacttgaattaaatatttgattaagattagatatttgaaattaggataagatatttaaaattatgatagaaTATTTGAGATTaggataaaatcaattatttgggtaataattgaatttgaaagttagATATTTGTAGAATAAATAGAGATGATTGGCTCGAGTGAGGAAGgcaaaatattgttatttcgGTATTTTGGTTAGCCTTTGGTTGACAAGGAGGCTACGGCCTTTGGAAAGAAGGGCATCTTGTTGTTagctttattttcttttactattaataatatttgtgtttTGTCCCTAACAAGTTGGCATTCATATGTCTAGTAAATGCTTGGCTTGGCAGTATGAAACCTGTATATTTATTGTCATTCTATGTCAGTTGTGTGTGGTGGATCAGGGGTCCAATAGATTGGAATGGATGGTGTGAAACTTGTCCATTGTCAACATTTCTGCAAAGTTATAATCATGGATTctgattttgtatatatttgttatgatcTGCAGGTTGCTTCATATGAATTTACCACCTTAACCTGTATCCCAGGTGTGATCACGTATAGAGGGGCTAAAATTCAGGTACTGTtattcatacttttttttttttaaattttgggccGTGACATGGTCTTTTGTAATGTTATATTTAGATGTGATAGTGGTAGTTGAAAATTATGTTAGGGAACTGTATGTTATTTATCAGTCAAAATATGTGAGCAGTGATCCTGGAGAAAACATGTTTTTGTGATACATTCCTGTGAGtacaaatgaatatttattgGTTTACATACTTTGTTTCACTGCATTGCTCAGGATTGACATAATTCTATAATGATATATGTAATGCATCTTCTTTTATGTTTGGCAGTTGTTGGATCTTCCTGGTATTATTGAGGGTGCTAAGGATGGGAAGGGTAGAGGAAGGCAGGTAagtcatgaaaattttattcaacttttaatttttggatttttattagccatatttgatttttcattttattgtgCTGTGAAAGGGTGGTGAAAGGCCATAATTTCTTTGAGCCTCACACTCCGTGgagttgaattatttttttggttccaaatttttttattgtcaatttCATTGAATGGAATCCAGGTTATCAGCACTGCTAGGACTTGTAATTGTATCCTAATTGTTCTTGATGCAATAAAGCCGATAACTCACAAGCGACTGATAGAGAAAGAGCTTGAGGGTTTTGGTATAAGGTAATACGTGTGTGCTTTGAAACATCTTTGTTCAATAAGCTTTTGCTCTTCAGTGTTGCTCCAGGGAAAAATGAATAGTATCTTTTTTCTTAAAGAGCCCTCCTCTTTCCTGTGATATTATGCATTCATGAAGGCATATTTGCTACTCAGTTTGATGCTAATCATGTAATTTAAACTTAAGAATTTTTATGCATGCTACTATTTGAAATTTGAGCAAATTGTTTGCAGTCTCCCATCTTAATAAACTGCATATTCTTCATATTGATTTAAGTGTGTATCTATGCTGATAACAGGTTAAACAAGGAACCACCCAATCTGACGTTCAGGAAGAAGGATAAGGGAGGTATTAATTTTACCTCAACAGTTACCAACACACATCTAGACTTAGACACTGTGAAGGCAATTTGCAGTGAGTACAGAATTCACAATGCTGATATTACTCTGAGGTATGATGCGACTGCTGATGACCTCATTGATGTCATTGAGGGCAGTAGGATATATATGCCTTGCATCTATGCTGTGAACAAGATTGATCAGATCACCCTTGAAGAACTGGAGATATTGGATAAACTTCCTCACTACTGCCCGGTCAGGTAATTCCTATATTTGGTTTTGTTCTCTCATAATTGCTTAAGTCCTTTCTCtttaattacattttcatgAAAGATAAATATTATGAACCATGGGTCGagtttgtaaaaatttattgGATGTTAAAATCTCCCTCATACATTCTCCAACATTGACCAGCTGATTGAAGCATTGAATTTGTAGATTCTGCTTTTCAACAGTTTTACAGTTCACAGGCATTTTGTAATTCCATTATGTGGTATAATACAACAATACATAGTTTACCTTTTATAATATGTTTCGGAGTTCTTTTTGCCTGCTTACTTTTCTAGTAATTTATTTCATGATCTGCATGACTTTATACAGTGCACATTTGGAATGGAACCTCGATGGTCTGCTGGACAAGATATGGGAATATCTTAATTTGACTCGTATATACACCAAGCCCAAAGGGATGAATCCAGACTATGAAGACCCTGTTATTCTGTCATCAAAGAAGAGGAGGGTTGAGGACTTCTGCAACAGGATCCATAAAGATATGCTTAAACAATTTAAGTAGTGAGTATTCTTtcccatatattttttctctaaagttttgattttgtaaaAGATGAGAGCATCAGTAATTGGTTCAAAAGTAAATTCTGGAAACTTGTTTATTTGTTTGCACACTTTCTATGCACAGGGAGTTATTATAGGAGTCAGTCTAGTGGTTTAGTTTGTGTTACCAAGGAAAAAGTAAGTCTCGCTTACAAGGCTTACCTAGGAGTCTAATCTGGGCTTTTGTTTAGTTTGCTCCTTGAATATTGTgtctagggttagattcgaattgagcgAAGCTTGAGTCTGCctaagctcaagcttggctcgaCTTGAAcagagtcaaactcaagtttgcttCAAAAGTGTTCAAGCTCGACTTGTTTAAGAGAAATCAAgctcaagttcaagtttgaatcgAGCTTTGAACTCGATTTAATACTaaacaacgttgttttagttaattcatatcaaatttttcagACTCGCGAGCTTGACAAGTCAAATATCGTTaaagttcaagctcaagctagagttaaaagatatttaactCTAAGGCTTGAGCTCCAGTTCGGGTTTGTTTGAGTCTGGCTCGTTTTAGGCTCATTCAAACCAAGCTCAAGTTTGGACAAGGCTGGGCTCAAATCCAGCCTTAATTGTATCCCTGCTTGCAATCTGTCAAGTGCCATAATTAAATCAAGTGGTATCCTAATACCAAGAAATATAAGCCAGTTGATGCTACTGACTCTGTATTGGGGAGAAATAATTTGTATCAAGACGCTTATCATTAGTTTTGTCATGATTTAGATTTGGTTGGATAGGATTTTCTTTTCCACAAAACGCAAGTTCATGCCTTTGTGGTCCGTAGGAACCCAGGACCCACTGCTAATGTACCTGAAAAAATTTGGTTAATTCTGTTATATGGTAGATCTTTATTTCCTAATTACTTGATTTCCTATAGATGCTCTAGTTAGGTTTCCTTGTTCAGTTTCTGTCGTCATTTTTCTGGTCTTTATTTATCTCAAAGAGAGTACTGACACTAGGAAAATTGATACAGTGCTCTGGTATGGGGGTCAAGCGTGAAACACAAGCCCCAAAGAGTTGGCaaggtttgattcaaatctgaTGCTTACATGTtcaattcctttattttattagaattgtGATGTTTTTTCCATGCCTATGTTCATTCACTTGGCCGattgaaatttaaatcttaCCAGGAGCATGagcttgaagatgaagatgttgTTCAAATCATCAAAAAGGTGTGATTAAAGAATATTGAAATCCATTGGTATTGTGCTGCAAAAGTCTACCTGAAATCCTTATGTAAGGGTTCAGATCCTGTGATGAGACTAGGTAGAGAGACCAAGAGACAGGCTTGATATGTAATTAAGCCATTTTGTGATCAAGCGCTTCGAATGGGTGGATGATTCAACTTGTTTCTTggttagtatttttttaagCTTGTGTTTTGTTGTGTATGAGATTAGAGAATTAAGAGAATTTAGCACTTCTGCCTCTTTCTGAACCTCTTTTTGCCTTTTCTTAGTCATCCCTGAatctacatttaaaaaatttgagcaTTGCATTGTAAAAGTCACTGAGATGGCTTATTTGTAAGTTATTGACAGTTGTTACATGTGATAAGCACTCAGAACAATGATTTTGCATGATATACTTGAGATATACTTTATACGAATCTACTTGTTCTTATTTCGATTGAGGATTTGGTTACATAGTTGTAAGGATATGTATGGAGTATATATTACTTAATGATGTATGTGGAGGGCAATACTGCCCAGATACCGTAGATAGAACTTTAAGAATGGATTGAGCATCAGAAACAACAATGATATATGTTAGAGGATACGTTAAGCAGATACTGTAGATAGAACCTTTAGAATGGATTGTGTTTAAGAAATAGAAATGATCTCTGTGGAGGGAAATGTTACCCAAGTACTATAGATGGAGTCTTGCGGCTGGACCGGGCATAGAaaacaaatttagtaaaattccTATTTTATCACTGCAATAAAAGCACAATATCAATGGTGGTCATTGTTGTCATAGCACATGCATGCTACAAGATGTGACGAAAATAATTAGAAAGGCATTTAATCTCACAATAATAGCACATGTATGCCACTATCATATTTAGATCTTCATTATTCCAATCTTTATGTCAGCTTATTTCAACTATTATGTGTACAGTTGTATTTGTACTACTTATACAATTATATTAGCTacgaaaataataaaaattcaatatgatgaatatatatatatatatgtgatcttgttattattattattattttgaattaaggattgATTACTTTGTCTGTATGTCTTTTTGCCACAAGATGGACCGTTTGTGTgtgtgttattttttttctttgaattaagGATTGATTACTTTGCCTGTATGTCTTTTTGCCACAAGTTCTGACCGTTTTGGTACTATTGCTAAAAGATCGGCcgttatgtgtgtgtgtgtgtgtgtgtttaacattttataaatataaatataaataaaaggtaAGTATCACTTTCAATCTCTTATGCTATCACAATTCACATTATGGATGAACTTGTTTTAGCATCAATTTATAGGTGTATATTGATGGACTCATTACACTCTGTGGGTGTATATTGTCAGCGACGTATTATTTTTGTGGGTATAACATATCTCTACAAATGCATAGTCTATTTCAAAGATGTCTTCTCCTCGTAATGACTTTTTAGAAAACATATCCAAAACCATATGAGAAAATCATGTGGTCATGGGTGTCTACGGGAATTTTATGTCCTACACATACACTCAAGAGATATCTGAGTCTTACACATGTTCCATGGATTTTCTATATCCCAAATTATTGCACTAACTctcataaaatatgaaaaatcattttttctcaaaattaattcaaaaatcatcaattaaatatatgttttcaaaaTCATGCTCTTGAGGGCATGTAAATCTTATCTTGGGTTTTATCTAACATTCACATATCATGTACATGCGcatgatatttcatattctcTTTTGGACACAACTCGGTACTTCAACATATTTTATCGTCTCTTAAATTCTCAAGAGATAGCTTCTATGAATGTTTCTGCATCTACCATGAACATGCGTCCATTCTCTCTCTTATGCATGATTGTGCATTATGTGTAAACAGACTTGTACTCTAGCGCGACATTAGATTTGAAAATGAGCAGGTGGGTTAGGTGTGAGTCTGGTAAAACAAGTACAAgtcaaaaatatattgatttatacgagtaatattttttaaaatatgtactTGACTTTGTGGGTATAGATCAACTTACAAATTACCCagcaatattaattttttacttttttttatttttgttagtctaatgcatttattttgtaattttcaatattttttttttcaagtatatGCATATTTTGTGGAGAAACgaaaatttatctcaaattataaaaaatactttcTATAAATTGGAAGAATTTTATTGAACACAGaataaatatctataataaagTGCTTAATTAGTgtttatatttcttaaatttgttttcaacacaataaattctttaattttatgatagatttgagtttatttcatATAGAGTTGAATTCGAACAGAGTCGAGCACGAGCTCAACCGAATTTAAACTCGACTCGGTTATTATTGAAATGAGTTTGAACTTACGCTCAACGagtcaaaaaattcaattcttgAATTCGGCTCACTCATGAGCCAAGTTACTTGTGAGCCACTCGCAAGTTTGGCGTGGATAGACCCAACAAGTCTGATCACAAGCCAAGTTTGACAAGCTCAAACGAGTCTATCCAAAGCTTATGTGCTTCTAGGCAGAGATTTAGCTTGAGGTGGTGGTTGTTCAGGAAAGTTGAGCTTGGCCTTGTCGCCACGTATGCGCTTGGCGGCTTCATTGTAGGCTCTGGTAGCTTCTTCGACTGTGTTGTAGGTACCAAGCCAGACTCGGGCTCCTTTGTGAGGATCTCTGATTTCAGCTGCCCACTTCCCCCATGGCCTCCGCCTTATTCCTCTGTACACGTGCTTCCGAGCTCGTTGAGTCTTAGGCTTATCCTCCATCTGCCTCTTCTTTTCACCATTTTCATTCCTCACTATATATTgtattagaaaaacaaaataaaataaagtaatcttTCAgagaaatataactttttttccGAGAAAATATgaaggaaattataaatttatgggCTGATTAAGATTTAATATTCGATTCTGGATCTGCCATATCCAAGAAAGGCAACTAATAAGAGAAACATATTAAATGAAACTGTAACTTTAATAAACCATCTAGAagatcaaacaaaacaaaatgaaacgACAATATAAACAGAAATTTTTACAGCATCAAATCACAGAAATTATCAAAGAGCAGCTAAGAATATTGAACCTTTAAAGTTTAACTGTTGCAAAAACCCCgatgaaaaaagaaatgttaCCTTGGCAGGCTTTTGAGCTTCAAACTATTTAGCGTAGTCCAAGCCCAAGAGGTCTAAATTGGTGTCAACTTCCGACCATAAGTCTTCCGCTGTCAATTTCGGCTACATTTCAGATCAACGAAGTCGGGAATAATGGCACCGCCACACATTTTTTCTGTGGTACTTTAAGAGAAAgcaaagagagaaaagagagatatTATGTTGTCTTGTAATGTGAGAGAGAAGGTCTGCTGCCCGCCTTGGCTCTCGAGCCAAGTCAAGCCGCTAGTCTCAAAGTTGGAGTTCGTTTTTTCAAGTATATAAAGTTTGGCTCGAATTCATTCATATataactcgatttgaatctaattttaattttatgtcaagagaagaaaatatatgtgaaatttgtatTGAATGTATTGTAAGTCTgatattaaagaagaaaatgaagaaaatgaataagaaaGAAATCACAAGTGACCTATGGGTATTCACAGGGTCCACTCAAAGGGGACAACTTACATTATAATACTCTTGTATAACACTCATAACAGGTTGAATCACACTACAGATTTTTTGTCTTAGTATTTCttataattatctttatttattcttgatcaaaagacttgttctcaccaAAGGTTAAGTGTACTCCCAAACCATAccatttaacttttaaaaactccaACTCTCATTTATGAgcaaaattctgttaaaaaatattagttaaaattaaaagcagaaccttcattaaataaaaaaattttaaaaactaaaattttattacattttcccttcttcaatttgaaaatctaatatttttctcttatccaaagtttgaaaagcgataattttttctttagacTTCGTTGTCTCTGATCATATTATCTCTCCCTCCTGATTTATCTTCTCCTCTCAACTTATTTTCACCCACCAATGACATTGATTTCCTTTGACGAAGACAAAATTGTCTTCATTGATGGCAAGGTTTGATTAGCAAGAGAAGATACGCTAAGAGGAAAAGCTAACGCGGTCAAAGACGACAAGTTTTGTTGTCTCCCACAACGGTTTC
It contains:
- the LOC123194509 gene encoding developmentally-regulated G-protein 3; the protein is MATVMQKIKDIEDEMARTQKNKATAHHLGLLKAKLAKLRRELLEPTSKGGGGAGEGFDVTKSGDARVGLVGFPSVGKSTLLNKLTGTFSEVASYEFTTLTCIPGVITYRGAKIQLLDLPGIIEGAKDGKGRGRQVISTARTCNCILIVLDAIKPITHKRLIEKELEGFGIRLNKEPPNLTFRKKDKGGINFTSTVTNTHLDLDTVKAICSEYRIHNADITLRYDATADDLIDVIEGSRIYMPCIYAVNKIDQITLEELEILDKLPHYCPVSAHLEWNLDGLLDKIWEYLNLTRIYTKPKGMNPDYEDPVILSSKKRRVEDFCNRIHKDMLKQFKYALVWGSSVKHKPQRVGKEHELEDEDVVQIIKKV